AACTTTTTAAGAATTTCTGAAAATATACAGTAGTATAGTTGTTGAATGTTTAAAAAGGAGGTCAGTGACATTGGAATCAGCAATTTATTACTCTTCTAAAAAAACTTTTTGGCAAAGAGTAAAAGAGCAAAAAGAGTTAGTTTTTATGATATTTCCTTTTGTATTGTACGTTATTCTTTTTCACTATATTCCACTATGGTGGTGGATAATTGCTTTTAAAGAATATAGGCCTTATGAAGGTGTATGGGGATCTGAGTGGGTTGGCTTTCAACAGTTTAAAGATTTGTTTAGTGACTCAGGATTTTGGCTTGCTATGAGAAACACAATTGTTATAAGTTTTTTAAAACTTGTGACCTCTTTTGCTGCGGCAATTTTACTTGCATTGATGTTAAATGAAGTAAAGAATATGTTATTTAAGCGAACTATTCAGACCATTTCCTATCTTCCCCACTTTGTATCGTGGGTTGTTGCTGCAAGTATTGTTATAAGTGCGCTTGCACCAGAGTCAGGTATTGTTAACCAAATTTTGATGTCCCTAAAAATTATCAAACAACCGATTGTATGGATGGGTGAAGGGCATTATTTTTGGTGGATATTAGCACTATCCAGTGTGTGGAAAGAAACAGGATGGAATGCTATTGTATATTTAGCTGCAATAACGAGTATTGACCCTGAACTTTATGATGCTGCAAGTGTTGATGGTTGTGGAAGGCTTCAAAAAATAAGGTATGTAACTTTACCAGGGATTGCACCAACAATTAGTATGCTTTTAATATTAAATGTTGGTTGGCTTTTGAACGCAGGATTTGAACAGGTGCTTTTGTTAAGAAATCCTCTTGTTCAAGACTATGCCCAAATTCTTGACACATATGTTCTTGATTACGGTATTACCATGTACAGATATTCGTATGCAACAGCTGCTGGTATGTTCAAAAGTGTTGTAAGTATTTTCCTTGTATTATTTGCTAATAAGATTGCTCAAAAATTAAATGCTTCAACTGTTATGTAAAATATCTATTAGAGGATAAAATAGGGGGTATATGTTAAATGCTTAGAAAAAAGACAGCCGAAGACATTATAGTTGACTTGGTAGTCCATATAAGTTTGATATTTGTTGGTATTGTAACATTGTATCCCTTTCTGAATGTTCTTGCAGTATCCTTTAATGATGCTCTTGATACAGTAAGAGGCGGGATATATATTTGGCCAAGAAAATGGACCTTAAAAAATTATGAGATTATCATAAGCAATCCACAGATATATAATGCAACTCTTGTATCAGTGGCAAGAACAGTCTTAGGAACTGTTCTTGGAATCATATGCACAATGTTTGTTGCATATCCTCTTTCAAGAAAAGATTTTGTCTTAAGAAGACCTTTTTCTGCTATAATGGTTTTAACAATGTACTTTGGAGCAGGATTAATACCACAATATTTACTATATAGAAGTTTACATCTTTTAAATACATTCTGGGTGTATATTATTCCTGCTCTTTTAGGAATGTTCAACGTGGTAGTTGTGAGAAGTTACATTGAATCTCTCCCTACAAGTCTTATAGAGTCAGCCAAAATTGATGGTGCAAGCGAATTTAGGATACTGTGGCAGATAATCTTCCCTCTTACACTACCAGCAGTGGCAACAATCGCACTATTTATAGGTGTTGGGCACTGGAATTCATGGTTTGACGTGTATATTTTTAACTCCCAGAGACCTGACCTCAGTACTTTGCAGTATGAGCTACAAAAGATTTTAGCATCTGTAAGTATGCAGGTTGGAAGAAACCCTGACTACCAGATGGGCGCAATGGCAGAAACCCAGCAAGTAACGCCTACTTCAGTAAGAGCAAGTATGACAATTGTTGCGACAGTGCCAATTATAATTGTATATCCATTTTTACAAAAATATTTTGTCAAGGGGCTCACTCTTGGGAGTGTTAAAGGAGAATAGAGGGAGAGCGGAATTTGTCGAATTTTTTGGCAAATTGTATTGTTTAACTTCATTGAAATAAATAAAAGTGGGTGTTAAAAAGCCCACTTTTTAATTCACCTATGTTAATAGATATGCTATAATTAAAATCAAAGGATATCAAAGATGAACTTGGTGACAAAGGTGATTTGTAAATTCTCAGCTAAATTAAAAGAAAGATTGTTGACAGGACTTGACAATCTCTCAGTTAGAAAGAAATTACTGTTAGTTTATATACTGTGCGTGTTAATTCCAACAATTGTTACTCATTTTATTTTTACATTGTTTATTGTGAAAAATCTTCAACAACAAAAGATTGATCAGATAAAAGGTGCCTTTAATATTTTGAATGCAAATATTAAAAAAGTAATTGAAGAAGCTATTCTTTATTCCAATACATTGTATACAGATGAGTTGTTAAATGATATGCTTGATATAGAATACAAAGGATTGGAAGATTTTTATTCCAGTTATGAGGGGTATTTGAGAAATAAGATTTATCAAGGTAGGAATGTTTATTCCAATATAGCACGTGTTACCATTTATACTAACAATCCAACTATTGTAGATAGCGATGGTTACAGAAAATTAAATGAGGGAGAAGCAAAAGAATGGTTCAGTTTAGTTATGGATAATCAGCAGGGGATCATAGTGATTCCTACTGTGGATGAAGGTGTGAATGGAGAAGAGGGATATGTGTCGCTGTTTAGAAATTTAAACCAGTTTGAAAGGAGAAGCACATCAAGAGGAAATAACAGTAAGTATCTAAAAATAGCTAAAATCGACATGTACTTAGCAAGCTTTTTCAATTCTATAAATTTTGAAATATTTGGTGGCGAGATTTACCTTCTTGACAAGTCAAATAGGATTATTGCTGCACGTAGTAACAACAGTGTTATATTTGCAAAGCCTTTTATAAAATTTGACAAGAGAAAGTTTGTTTCTAAGGATTCCTATATATTTGAAGAAAGATTGGATTACAATTTACTATCTTGCTGGAAATTAGTAGGTGTATTTTCAAAATCATACATGCTTGGAAAAATCTATAGGGCAATTGAGTATATACTCTTTATTTCAGTCTTGAGTCTACTTTTTGCAACTCTTTTAATTAGGATGATTACCTCGTCATTGTCAGCAAGATTGGAACTTTTGACAAGGCACATTAAGAAAATCAAAAAGCAGAATTTTGAGATTCTCAATTGCAAAGAAGGAAATGATGAGATTGGCAATGTAATAAAAGAGTTTAACAATATGACAATAAAGTTAAAAGAACTCATTGAAAAAGAGATGCTCTCTGAAATACAAAGAAAGACTTTAGAAATTGAAAAGAAACAGGCAGAGTTAAACGCTTTGCAGAGTCAAATAAATCCTCATTTTCTTTTTAACACATTGGATTCGATAAGAATGAGGTCAGTACTTAAAAACGAGCTTGAGACAGCTGAGATTATTAAGTATCTCACAAGGACGCTCAGAAGGCTTATTTATTGGGGGAATGATATCACTACTGTAGAAGAAGAGATTGGCTTTGTAGAGGACTTTTTAAAGATTCAAAAGTACAGGCTGGGAGAAAAACTTGCATATCGTATTTATGTGGATGAAGTAGCGAGAAATTGTTTAATACCAAAGATGACCATCCAACCGCTGGTTGAAAATGCGTGTATTCATGGTATTGAAGAGATAGAAGGGAATGGGGAGATTATAATAGAGGTTAAAAAAGAAGAGGCTTACCTTGTCATAAAGGTTGAAGACAATGGTATTGGTATGGATGAAGAGAAACTTTCTCAGCTTTATGAGAACCTGAGCAATAATACATACGAAAAGAATATTGGTCTTAAAAATGTTTACAAAAGGCTTATGCTCTATTACAACAATGCCGTTGATTTTAAAATACATAGCAATTTTAAACAGGGTACAAGGATTGTTATCAAAATCCCGTTAGAACTTCCTGCATTTGTATATAAAATCTAAAAAATTGAGGGTGTTAAAAATGCTTAAAGTTCTTTTGGTTGAAGATGAAGTCTATATGAGAAAGGGTATTATAAAGCTTGTAGACTGGAATGGACGTGGATTTGTGATATATAGGGAAGCTAGCAATGGTCAGGAAGCGCTTGAGATTTTGAGAAAAGAGCATATTGATGTGGTGATTACAGATATAAAGATGCCCGTTATGGACGGAATTGAGCTGATAAGAAGGATTTCAGAGGAGTTTGAAAACCGGCCAGCTGTCATTATTATTAGTGGGTACAATGAATTTGAGTTTGCAAAAGCCGCTATAAGATATGGTGTCAATGACTATTTATTAAAACCTATAGATGAGGCAGAGCTCATTCAGACGTTGGAAAGAATAAAAACTAGAATTCTCAATGAGAGAGAGTATCACAGGAGAAAAAACCTATTTGAATATTTGAAAAGAAACTCAAGGTTTATGAGGATGATTGAGTTTGATGAGGTATCGACTATAGAACAATTTGAGACAAATGATACCACAAGATGGATGGGAATTGGCAAAAAAGAAGACCTGCAATATGAAGATGACTTGACTATTTGTGAGAGTTTATTAGAGGTTGAAAAAGAGGTTAACATAAAGTTTGCAAACAAAGGAATTGACTTTAGATGTTACTGGGACAGCTTTTTTAACATAATACTTATCATTGAGACTGAGCAGAAAAATAAAAAGAATCAGGTGATAAGACAAGTATACGAACATGTGACAAAGAGATTGAACTTGCAATCAATAGTGTTTGATGAAATCAAGAGCTTCCAAAATATACATAGTTTTTACAAACAGCTTCTTAAGAAACTTAGCTTTGCGCAATTTTATGAAAAGATTGGAGTGATTGAAGCAACTCAAATAGAAGATTTTGAGATGTACATTGAGGATAAGAAATTGGGCAGTGAACTTATTAAATTGATTGAAGAAAGAAAATGTGAAGAAATTAGATACAAACTTTCTCAATTTTTTGATGAGTGCCACAACAAAAAGATTTCTCCTGAGATAATTAAAGGTTACATACTTCTTACGTTACTCGAGGTTATAGATTATTTTGAAGTGTATCAACTTTTTGAGGCAGACAGTCTCAAGTTTATCTATAGGAGTAGTCTCCAAAAGAGCAAATTTATTGAAAAGGTAATGGAGATATTACTTCAAATAGCAGAATACGTTACTGAAGCTACAAAGTTCAACAGTTCAAGCTTTATGAAGAAGATTGAGCTGTTCATAAAGGAAAACTACAATAAAGATATCACTATAAAAAGCATTGCTCAGCAGTTTTATATCAATCCAATTTACTTGGGCAGGATGTTTAAAAAGCACTTTAACATGCCATTTAATAAGTATTTGCACATATTAAGAATCGAACAGGCTAAAAAACTTTTACTCAAGACCGATAAAAAAATTTATGAAATTGCAAAAGAAGTGGGTTATAATGACACTGATTATTTTGCGCTAAAGTTTGAGGAGTATGTAGGTAAAAGCCCATCTAAATATAGGAGTTCAATGATAGGCGAAACTAATTATTAAATAAAAAAACTTCGGATTTAAGTTAAATAGAAATCGGTTTCAAATAGAATAATGATTTTCATTTAAGAAGGAGTGTAGACTTATGGAACACCTCAAACAAAAAGGAGTGCCACAAAATCAATATACTATGTGTTGGCTTGATTACAAAAGGTGCGAAGATGAAGAGTATTTGAAAAAGGTTATACCTTTCATTTCAAACATTTTTATATTGGATAACAATTACTATTTTCGAAATGCTGCCCTTGAGCTAAAAGAGGCTATTAAAAACATTTTTGGAGTAGAACCCAATATACAGACTACTTCTTATCTTGACTTTCATCGTGGTACATTGATAGGAAAGTTAGGAAATGAAGTAATAGAAAAGTTTCTTGAAAAAGAGGAAAAAGAACAAATTGGCAATGAGGGATTTTTGATAAAGGTTGTTGCAACTAAAACGCAAAACATTATTCTACTTGTTGCTAAAACTGAGAGTGGAATAATTTATGGTACATTCGAACTTATCAATAGGCTGAGGGTAAAAAGCAATTTAAGTAGTTTATATATCATAGAAAATCCAAAAGCACCTTTGAGGGTGATCAACCACTGGGATAATATGGATGGAAGCATTGAAAGAGGTTATGCAGGAAGTTCCATTTTTTTTTCAAACAACAGGGTAAAAAGGTCTTTAAAACGTGTAAGAGACTATGCAAG
This Caldicellulosiruptor changbaiensis DNA region includes the following protein-coding sequences:
- a CDS encoding response regulator transcription factor — translated: MLKVLLVEDEVYMRKGIIKLVDWNGRGFVIYREASNGQEALEILRKEHIDVVITDIKMPVMDGIELIRRISEEFENRPAVIIISGYNEFEFAKAAIRYGVNDYLLKPIDEAELIQTLERIKTRILNEREYHRRKNLFEYLKRNSRFMRMIEFDEVSTIEQFETNDTTRWMGIGKKEDLQYEDDLTICESLLEVEKEVNIKFANKGIDFRCYWDSFFNIILIIETEQKNKKNQVIRQVYEHVTKRLNLQSIVFDEIKSFQNIHSFYKQLLKKLSFAQFYEKIGVIEATQIEDFEMYIEDKKLGSELIKLIEERKCEEIRYKLSQFFDECHNKKISPEIIKGYILLTLLEVIDYFEVYQLFEADSLKFIYRSSLQKSKFIEKVMEILLQIAEYVTEATKFNSSSFMKKIELFIKENYNKDITIKSIAQQFYINPIYLGRMFKKHFNMPFNKYLHILRIEQAKKLLLKTDKKIYEIAKEVGYNDTDYFALKFEEYVGKSPSKYRSSMIGETNY
- a CDS encoding carbohydrate ABC transporter permease; this translates as MLRKKTAEDIIVDLVVHISLIFVGIVTLYPFLNVLAVSFNDALDTVRGGIYIWPRKWTLKNYEIIISNPQIYNATLVSVARTVLGTVLGIICTMFVAYPLSRKDFVLRRPFSAIMVLTMYFGAGLIPQYLLYRSLHLLNTFWVYIIPALLGMFNVVVVRSYIESLPTSLIESAKIDGASEFRILWQIIFPLTLPAVATIALFIGVGHWNSWFDVYIFNSQRPDLSTLQYELQKILASVSMQVGRNPDYQMGAMAETQQVTPTSVRASMTIVATVPIIIVYPFLQKYFVKGLTLGSVKGE
- a CDS encoding ABC transporter permease → MESAIYYSSKKTFWQRVKEQKELVFMIFPFVLYVILFHYIPLWWWIIAFKEYRPYEGVWGSEWVGFQQFKDLFSDSGFWLAMRNTIVISFLKLVTSFAAAILLALMLNEVKNMLFKRTIQTISYLPHFVSWVVAASIVISALAPESGIVNQILMSLKIIKQPIVWMGEGHYFWWILALSSVWKETGWNAIVYLAAITSIDPELYDAASVDGCGRLQKIRYVTLPGIAPTISMLLILNVGWLLNAGFEQVLLLRNPLVQDYAQILDTYVLDYGITMYRYSYATAAGMFKSVVSIFLVLFANKIAQKLNASTVM
- a CDS encoding sensor histidine kinase, translated to MNLVTKVICKFSAKLKERLLTGLDNLSVRKKLLLVYILCVLIPTIVTHFIFTLFIVKNLQQQKIDQIKGAFNILNANIKKVIEEAILYSNTLYTDELLNDMLDIEYKGLEDFYSSYEGYLRNKIYQGRNVYSNIARVTIYTNNPTIVDSDGYRKLNEGEAKEWFSLVMDNQQGIIVIPTVDEGVNGEEGYVSLFRNLNQFERRSTSRGNNSKYLKIAKIDMYLASFFNSINFEIFGGEIYLLDKSNRIIAARSNNSVIFAKPFIKFDKRKFVSKDSYIFEERLDYNLLSCWKLVGVFSKSYMLGKIYRAIEYILFISVLSLLFATLLIRMITSSLSARLELLTRHIKKIKKQNFEILNCKEGNDEIGNVIKEFNNMTIKLKELIEKEMLSEIQRKTLEIEKKQAELNALQSQINPHFLFNTLDSIRMRSVLKNELETAEIIKYLTRTLRRLIYWGNDITTVEEEIGFVEDFLKIQKYRLGEKLAYRIYVDEVARNCLIPKMTIQPLVENACIHGIEEIEGNGEIIIEVKKEEAYLVIKVEDNGIGMDEEKLSQLYENLSNNTYEKNIGLKNVYKRLMLYYNNAVDFKIHSNFKQGTRIVIKIPLELPAFVYKI